From a single Micromonospora carbonacea genomic region:
- a CDS encoding carbohydrate ABC transporter permease, with the protein MAQDTATRTLISSAQLRRGRGRIVYWTLLTVVVVGFTLVFVGPLYWMVTGALKSGQEIAQTPPSLFPRDPQPQNYVDAWRHLDLAKLLFNTFYYAAGALVFQLVLDTAAAYALSKLRPVLGNLILGLMLATLMIPAMVLVVPQYVTVIDLPILHVSLLDSPFAIWLPAVANAFNIFLLKRFFDSIPEELMAAALVDGASPLRTLWSIILPMSRPILGVVSIFAVTAVWKDFLWPKLVMPSPETRTISVGIYAFSGGTPMNVVIAASVIAAIPTVLIFLIFQRNIMSGLTTGSLKG; encoded by the coding sequence ATGGCACAGGACACCGCGACCAGGACCCTCATCTCCTCCGCCCAACTGCGCCGGGGCCGGGGCCGGATCGTCTACTGGACGCTGCTCACCGTCGTCGTGGTGGGCTTCACCCTGGTCTTCGTCGGGCCGCTGTACTGGATGGTCACCGGCGCGCTCAAGTCCGGTCAGGAGATCGCGCAGACCCCGCCCTCGCTGTTCCCGAGGGACCCGCAGCCTCAGAACTACGTGGACGCGTGGCGCCACCTCGACCTCGCCAAGCTGCTGTTCAACACGTTCTACTACGCGGCCGGAGCCCTGGTCTTCCAGCTCGTCCTGGACACCGCCGCGGCGTACGCGCTGTCGAAGCTGCGGCCGGTGCTCGGCAATCTGATCCTCGGGCTGATGCTGGCGACGCTGATGATTCCGGCGATGGTGCTCGTCGTCCCGCAGTACGTGACCGTGATCGACCTGCCGATCCTGCACGTGAGCCTGCTCGACTCGCCGTTCGCCATCTGGCTGCCGGCGGTCGCCAACGCGTTCAACATCTTCCTGCTGAAACGGTTCTTCGACTCCATTCCGGAGGAGTTGATGGCCGCCGCCCTGGTCGACGGGGCGAGTCCGCTGCGCACGCTCTGGTCGATCATTTTGCCGATGTCGCGCCCCATCCTGGGCGTGGTCTCGATCTTCGCGGTGACGGCGGTCTGGAAGGACTTCCTCTGGCCGAAGCTGGTCATGCCCTCGCCCGAGACCCGGACGATCAGCGTCGGCATCTACGCCTTCTCCGGCGGCACCCCGATGAACGTGGTCATCGCCGCCTCGGTCATCGCCGCGATCCCGACCGTGCTCATCTTCCTGATCTTCCAGCGCAACATCATGTCCGGCCTGACCACGGGCAGCCTCAAGGGTTGA
- a CDS encoding glycoside hydrolase family 13 protein, translating into MTTADGSPWWRGAVIYQVYPRSFADGNGDGIGDIAGIRARLDHLAALGVDAIWFSPWYPSPMADAGYDVADYRDIDPVFGTLGEAEALIAEAHALGIRIIVDIVPNHCSDAHPWFQAALAGGPGAPERDLFWFRPGRGPNGDRPPTDWVGEFGGPTWTRTTDPDGSPGDWYLHLFTAQQPDFNWDHPRVRAEFEDVLRFWFDRGVDGIRIDSAGLLVKDGTLPETLPDRPHPFRDLDGVHEIYRAWRRLADGYPGDRALIGEVWMPDRQRFANYLRPDELHAAFNFDFLGCAWDASALRECIDGTLSAHAPVAAPATWVLSNHDVTRHVTRYGRADTTFSFAAKREGIPTDLELGTRRARAAALLSLSLPGAVYVYQGEELGLYEVEDIPYALRQDPMWERSGRVDPGRDGCRVPLPWAGDEPPFGFSPDGAVAAPWLPQPADWKDRTAQAQTGDPNSMLELYRSAIRVRRADPALGDGEFGWLPAPDRVLAFRRGAGFRCVVNLADAPVPLPADGEPLLASGPLDDGLLPPDTAVWLRSVDPADASH; encoded by the coding sequence GTGACCACAGCAGACGGTAGTCCGTGGTGGCGTGGTGCGGTGATCTACCAGGTCTACCCGCGTAGCTTCGCCGACGGCAATGGCGACGGTATCGGCGACATAGCCGGCATCCGGGCCCGGCTGGACCACCTGGCGGCGCTCGGCGTCGACGCGATCTGGTTCAGCCCCTGGTATCCGTCCCCGATGGCCGACGCCGGCTACGACGTGGCCGACTACCGCGACATCGATCCGGTCTTCGGCACCCTCGGGGAGGCGGAGGCGCTGATCGCGGAGGCCCATGCGCTCGGCATCCGGATCATCGTCGACATCGTGCCCAACCACTGCTCCGACGCGCACCCCTGGTTCCAGGCGGCCCTCGCCGGCGGGCCGGGGGCGCCCGAGCGGGACCTGTTCTGGTTCCGCCCCGGCCGGGGTCCGAACGGCGACCGGCCGCCCACCGACTGGGTCGGCGAGTTCGGCGGCCCGACCTGGACCCGGACCACCGACCCGGACGGTTCCCCCGGCGACTGGTACCTGCACCTGTTCACCGCCCAGCAGCCCGACTTCAACTGGGACCACCCCCGGGTGCGGGCCGAGTTCGAGGACGTGCTGCGGTTCTGGTTCGACCGGGGCGTGGACGGCATCCGGATCGACTCCGCCGGGCTGCTGGTCAAGGACGGCACGCTGCCCGAGACACTGCCCGACCGGCCGCACCCGTTCCGGGACCTGGACGGGGTCCACGAGATCTACCGCGCCTGGCGGCGGCTCGCCGACGGGTACCCCGGCGACCGGGCCCTGATCGGCGAGGTGTGGATGCCCGACCGGCAGCGGTTCGCCAACTACCTGCGCCCGGACGAGCTGCACGCGGCGTTCAACTTCGACTTCCTCGGCTGTGCCTGGGACGCCTCGGCGCTACGCGAGTGCATCGACGGGACGCTCAGCGCGCACGCGCCGGTCGCCGCGCCGGCCACCTGGGTGCTGTCCAACCACGACGTCACCCGGCACGTCACCCGGTACGGCCGGGCGGACACCACGTTCAGCTTCGCTGCCAAGCGCGAGGGCATCCCCACCGACCTGGAGCTGGGCACCCGGCGGGCCCGCGCCGCCGCCCTGCTGTCGCTGTCGCTGCCCGGTGCCGTCTACGTCTACCAGGGCGAGGAGCTGGGCCTGTACGAGGTCGAGGACATCCCGTACGCGCTGCGCCAGGACCCGATGTGGGAACGCTCCGGCCGGGTCGACCCCGGTCGGGACGGCTGCCGGGTGCCGCTGCCCTGGGCCGGTGACGAGCCACCCTTCGGGTTCAGCCCGGACGGCGCGGTGGCCGCACCCTGGCTGCCGCAGCCGGCCGACTGGAAGGACCGGACGGCCCAGGCGCAGACCGGCGACCCGAACTCGATGCTGGAGCTGTACCGGTCGGCGATCCGGGTCCGGCGGGCCGACCCGGCCCTCGGTGACGGCGAGTTCGGCTGGCTGCCCGCCCCGGACAGGGTGCTCGCCTTCCGGCGGGGCGCGGGCTTCCGCTGCGTGGTCAACCTCGCCGACGCGCCGGTCCCGCTCCCCGCCGACGGGGAACCGCTGCTGGCCAGCGGGCCGCTCGACGACGGCCTGCTGCCCCCGGACACCGCCGTCTGGCTGCGTTCCGTCGACCCGGCGGACGCGTCGCACTGA
- a CDS encoding discoidin domain-containing protein — protein MADHTTPHHRPPRPRARAGLAALAATALAAASVTVVALTSTATPARAAGLSPFDIPGRGATVPFVEHEAEDVTHTGARIGPDRRYGTLPSEASGREAVTLDAVGEYVEFTLTAPANAVTFRYSLPDNAAGTGRDASIDLRANGILVKAVPVTSRYGWYYGGYPFNNNPGDSNPHHFYDETRTLFGTTYPAGTKIRLQVSSTAQSPTFTIDLADFELVGAPITKPAGVLDVVTDFGADPTGATDSTAKFQAAVDAGQAQGRAVWIPTGTFTLWDHVVVDGVTLRGAGPWYSVLGGRHPTDRKRAAGIYGKYVPGGGYTGEIRAHEANGPSRNVTLRDFAIIGDIRERVDEDQVNAIGGAMTDSVVDNVWMQHTKVGAWMDGPMNNFTIRNSRILDQTADGVNFHTGVTNSTVTNTFVRNTGDDALAMWAQNVPNVNNSFTFNTIGVTILANHLVSYGGRDIKITDNVTADSVTNGGGIHVANRYPGVQGQTAVLGTWTIARNTLIRNGNSDYNWRFGVGAIWFSALNEAFQNPTINITDTDILDSSYAALHWIEGQTNGINLNNVRIDGAGTYALQVQAASQVSFTNVRATRIAQPNPIHNCVGSGFQITQGAGNSGWYTATPYCGPWPEPQWGTGPTTPPTTSNPTTPPPTTPPPTTTSPPTTPPPSGGNLAAGRPVTASSSNQTYAPTNAVDGNPASYWESANNTFPQTLTVDLGAVRSVDRVVLRLPAGWERRTQTIAVAGSTDGGAFTTLAAAAGRTFDPAAGNAVTIGLPAGDRRFVRLTVSANTGWPAAQLSEFEVYGGTPPTTPPPTTPPPTTAPPTGNLAAGRPATATSHADVYVAGNTTDGNPNTYWESANNAFPQSLTVDLGTARPVSRLVLRLPQQAAWQTRTQTFAVLGSTDGATYGTLRASAGYTFNPTTGNFVTIGLPAGDRRFVRLTFTGNTGWPAGQLAEFEAYAS, from the coding sequence ATGGCCGACCACACCACCCCCCATCACCGTCCACCCCGACCCCGGGCCCGCGCCGGGCTGGCCGCCCTCGCCGCGACCGCGCTGGCCGCGGCCTCGGTCACCGTGGTCGCGCTGACCTCCACCGCGACCCCGGCGCGGGCCGCCGGCCTGTCCCCGTTCGACATCCCCGGCCGGGGCGCGACCGTTCCCTTCGTCGAGCACGAGGCCGAGGATGTCACCCACACCGGCGCCCGGATCGGCCCGGACCGCCGCTACGGCACGCTCCCCTCGGAGGCGTCCGGCCGGGAGGCGGTCACCCTCGACGCGGTCGGCGAGTACGTCGAGTTCACCCTCACCGCGCCGGCCAACGCGGTGACCTTCCGGTACAGCCTGCCGGACAACGCCGCCGGCACCGGCCGGGACGCCAGCATCGACCTGCGCGCCAACGGCATCCTGGTCAAGGCGGTGCCGGTCACCTCCCGGTACGGCTGGTACTACGGCGGTTACCCGTTCAACAACAACCCGGGCGACAGCAACCCGCACCACTTCTACGACGAGACCCGCACCCTGTTCGGCACCACCTACCCGGCCGGTACGAAGATCCGCCTCCAGGTCTCCTCGACCGCGCAGTCGCCGACCTTCACCATCGACCTGGCCGACTTCGAGCTGGTCGGGGCGCCGATCACCAAGCCCGCCGGCGTGCTGGACGTGGTGACCGACTTCGGCGCCGACCCGACCGGGGCCACCGACTCGACCGCGAAGTTCCAGGCGGCGGTGGACGCCGGGCAGGCGCAGGGCCGGGCGGTCTGGATCCCCACCGGCACCTTCACCCTCTGGGACCACGTGGTGGTCGACGGGGTGACCCTGCGCGGCGCCGGCCCCTGGTACTCCGTCCTCGGTGGCCGGCACCCCACCGACCGCAAGCGGGCCGCCGGCATCTACGGCAAGTACGTGCCGGGCGGCGGCTACACCGGCGAGATCCGCGCGCACGAGGCGAACGGACCGAGCCGCAACGTCACCCTGCGGGACTTCGCCATCATCGGCGACATCCGGGAACGGGTGGACGAGGACCAGGTCAACGCCATCGGCGGGGCGATGACCGACTCGGTGGTGGACAACGTCTGGATGCAGCACACCAAGGTCGGGGCCTGGATGGACGGCCCGATGAACAACTTCACGATCCGCAACAGCCGGATCCTGGACCAGACAGCCGACGGGGTGAACTTCCACACCGGCGTCACCAACTCCACGGTCACCAACACCTTCGTCCGCAACACCGGTGACGACGCCCTCGCCATGTGGGCGCAGAACGTGCCGAACGTGAACAACTCATTCACCTTCAACACCATCGGCGTGACCATTCTCGCCAACCACCTGGTCAGCTACGGCGGCCGGGACATCAAGATCACCGACAACGTGACCGCGGACTCGGTCACCAACGGCGGCGGCATCCACGTCGCCAACCGGTATCCCGGGGTGCAGGGTCAGACCGCCGTCCTGGGCACCTGGACGATCGCCCGCAACACCCTGATCCGCAACGGCAACTCCGACTACAACTGGCGCTTCGGGGTCGGCGCGATCTGGTTCTCCGCGCTCAACGAGGCGTTCCAGAATCCCACCATCAACATCACCGACACCGACATCCTGGACAGCTCCTACGCGGCGCTGCACTGGATCGAGGGCCAGACGAACGGGATCAACCTGAACAACGTCCGCATCGACGGCGCGGGGACGTACGCCCTCCAGGTGCAGGCGGCCAGCCAGGTCTCGTTCACCAACGTGCGGGCCACCCGGATCGCCCAGCCCAACCCGATCCACAACTGCGTGGGCAGCGGGTTCCAGATCACCCAGGGGGCCGGCAACTCCGGCTGGTACACCGCCACCCCGTACTGCGGGCCGTGGCCGGAGCCGCAGTGGGGGACCGGTCCGACCACCCCGCCGACCACCAGCAACCCGACCACCCCGCCGCCCACCACCCCGCCGCCCACCACCACGTCGCCGCCCACCACGCCGCCCCCGTCCGGCGGCAACCTGGCCGCGGGCCGCCCGGTCACCGCGTCCAGCAGCAACCAGACGTACGCGCCGACGAACGCGGTCGACGGCAACCCGGCCAGTTACTGGGAGAGCGCCAACAACACGTTTCCGCAGACGCTGACCGTGGACCTCGGCGCGGTCCGGTCGGTCGACCGGGTGGTGCTGAGACTGCCCGCCGGCTGGGAGCGCCGTACCCAGACGATCGCGGTGGCCGGCTCCACCGACGGCGGCGCGTTCACCACCCTCGCGGCGGCGGCCGGACGGACCTTCGACCCGGCGGCCGGCAACGCCGTCACCATCGGCCTGCCGGCCGGTGACCGTCGTTTCGTCCGGCTGACGGTCAGCGCCAACACCGGCTGGCCGGCGGCCCAGCTGTCGGAGTTCGAGGTCTACGGCGGCACCCCGCCGACCACCCCGCCGCCGACCACGCCGCCCCCGACCACGGCCCCACCCACCGGGAACCTCGCCGCCGGCCGTCCGGCCACCGCCACCAGCCACGCCGACGTGTACGTCGCCGGCAACACCACCGACGGCAACCCGAACACCTACTGGGAGAGCGCCAACAACGCCTTCCCCCAGTCGCTGACCGTGGACCTCGGCACGGCCCGGCCGGTGTCCCGGCTGGTGCTGCGGCTGCCCCAGCAGGCGGCCTGGCAGACCCGCACCCAGACGTTCGCCGTGCTCGGCTCCACCGACGGCGCGACGTACGGCACGCTCCGGGCCTCCGCCGGCTACACCTTCAACCCCACCACCGGCAACTTCGTCACCATCGGCCTGCCGGCCGGTGACCGCCGCTTCGTCCGGCTCACCTTCACCGGCAACACCGGCTGGCCCGCCGGGCAGCTCGCCGAGTTCGAGGCGTACGCCAGCTAG
- a CDS encoding discoidin domain-containing protein — translation MSRLRTRLVAALAALGLAVTVAPAISAAPAAAAGGPNLAAGRPASASSVNGPYVAGNLTDGNQASYWESSGTLPQWAQVDLGSAVAVDQVKLKLPAGWEGRTQTLSVQGSADGGGFSTLVTSAGHAFGPANGNTVTVALPAATVRYVRVVITANTGWSAAQLAELEVYGASTSSTNLALGRSTTASGHSDVYAAGNATDGNPGSYWESPNNAFPQWLRVDLGSAVGVNRVVLKLPSGWEARTQTLTVQGSTDGSTFSTLVASAGYAFNPASGNTVTITFGTATTRYLRLNVTANTGWPAAQLSELEVYGPSTGDTVAPTAPGNLAYTEPAPGQIRLTWTASTDNVGVTGYDVYANGTLRTSVSGTTLTYTDTQPANATVTYHVRAKDAAGNQSANSNQVTRTGDTGDTVAPTAPTSLAYTRPAAGQIRLTWSASTDNVGVTGYDVYANGTLRGSVNGSTLSYTDSQPDTATVSYHVRARDAAGNVSATSNTVTRPGDTPGGGSNLAAGKPATASSVVHTFQAANAVDNDVTTYWEGAPGAYPSTLTVALGANASISSVVVKLNPDPAWGPRTQTFQVLGREQSASGFSTLVGSATYSFSPAGSNTVTIPVAATAADVRLQFTANSGSSNGQVAELQVIGTPAPNPDLTVTGLTAAPSAPVETDTITLSATVRNAGTTASAATAVGLYLGTTKVGTATVGALAAGASSTVSAAIGARNAGTYELIAKVDEANTVIEQNEANNSFTSPTALTVRPVDSSDLVASAVTWSPGTPSAGNTVSFAVTIRNQGTVASAGGAHGVTLTVVDDAGAVVRTLTGSYSGTIAAGATAGPLNLGTWTAANGRYTVRVVLADDANELPVKRQNNTSDRPLFVGRGANLGYDTYEAEEGTVGGGAQVLAPNREIGNLAGEASGRSAVTLNTTGAYVEWTTKAPTNTLVTRFSIPDAAGGGGINSTLNIYVDGTLHKPINLTSKHIWLYGAEASPGNSPGAGGPRHIYDEANVMLNSTIPAGSRIRLQKDPANSTTYAIDFVNLELVAPRANPDPARYRVPNGFSHADVQAALDAVRMDTTGTLVGVYLPAGTYETAQKFQVYGKAVQVVGAGMWYTRFQTPQSQENTDAGFRLESSASGSTFAHLAFFGNYTNRIDGPGKVWGELKDVDNLTLDSVWVEHTVCAYWGVSVSGLQIRNSRFRNTFADAVNLTNGSTDNLVTNSEGRSNGDDAFALFSATDQGASTGNHGNVFENLTATLTWRAAGVAVYGGYDNVFRNMYVADMLTYSGITISSLDFGYPFIGFGASPPTRFENISLVRAGGHFWGAQTFPAIWVFSASKEFRGIRVSDVDIVDPTYSGIMFQTKYNGAGQPENPVTDTVFTNVSISGARKSGDAFDAKSGFGIWVNEMPEPGQGPAVGTATFVNLRLSGNHQDIKNTTSTFTINRS, via the coding sequence ATGTCCAGACTCCGTACCAGACTGGTCGCGGCGCTCGCCGCGCTCGGCCTGGCCGTCACCGTGGCACCGGCGATCTCCGCCGCACCCGCCGCCGCGGCCGGCGGTCCCAACCTCGCCGCCGGTCGACCGGCCTCGGCCAGCAGCGTCAACGGCCCGTACGTCGCCGGCAACCTGACCGACGGCAACCAGGCCAGCTACTGGGAGAGCAGCGGCACCCTCCCGCAGTGGGCCCAGGTCGACCTGGGCTCCGCCGTCGCCGTCGACCAGGTCAAACTGAAGCTGCCGGCCGGCTGGGAGGGGCGTACCCAGACCCTGTCGGTTCAGGGCAGCGCCGACGGCGGCGGCTTCAGCACGCTCGTCACCTCGGCCGGGCACGCGTTCGGCCCGGCCAACGGCAACACCGTCACGGTCGCCCTGCCGGCCGCCACGGTCCGGTACGTCCGAGTCGTGATCACCGCGAACACGGGCTGGTCGGCCGCCCAGCTCGCCGAACTCGAGGTGTACGGGGCCTCCACCTCGTCGACCAACCTCGCCCTGGGCCGGAGCACGACGGCCAGCGGGCACTCCGACGTGTACGCCGCCGGCAACGCCACCGACGGCAACCCGGGCAGCTACTGGGAGAGCCCGAACAACGCCTTTCCGCAGTGGCTCCGGGTGGACCTGGGCAGCGCGGTCGGCGTGAACCGGGTGGTGCTGAAGCTGCCGTCCGGCTGGGAGGCCCGCACCCAGACGCTGACCGTGCAGGGCAGCACCGACGGCTCCACCTTCTCGACGCTCGTCGCCTCGGCCGGGTACGCCTTCAACCCGGCCAGCGGCAACACCGTCACCATCACCTTCGGCACCGCCACCACCCGGTACCTGCGGCTGAACGTCACCGCCAACACCGGCTGGCCCGCCGCGCAGCTGTCCGAACTGGAGGTGTACGGCCCGTCGACCGGCGACACGGTCGCGCCGACCGCGCCGGGCAACCTCGCGTACACCGAGCCGGCCCCCGGACAGATCCGGCTGACCTGGACCGCGTCGACGGACAACGTCGGCGTCACCGGCTACGACGTGTACGCCAACGGCACGCTGCGCACCAGCGTGAGCGGGACGACGCTGACCTACACCGACACCCAGCCGGCCAACGCCACGGTGACGTACCACGTCCGGGCGAAGGACGCCGCCGGCAACCAGTCGGCCAACAGCAACCAGGTGACCCGCACCGGTGACACCGGGGACACCGTCGCGCCGACCGCCCCGACCAGCCTGGCGTACACCCGGCCGGCCGCCGGGCAGATCCGGCTGACGTGGAGCGCGTCGACGGACAACGTCGGCGTCACCGGCTACGACGTGTACGCCAACGGCACGCTGCGGGGCAGCGTGAACGGCTCGACGCTCAGCTACACCGACAGTCAGCCGGACACCGCGACCGTCTCGTACCACGTGCGGGCGAGGGACGCGGCAGGCAACGTCTCGGCGACCAGCAACACGGTCACCCGCCCCGGGGACACCCCGGGCGGCGGCAGCAACCTGGCCGCCGGCAAGCCGGCCACCGCCTCGTCGGTGGTGCACACCTTCCAGGCCGCCAACGCGGTCGACAACGACGTGACGACCTACTGGGAGGGCGCGCCGGGGGCGTACCCGAGCACCCTGACCGTGGCCCTCGGCGCGAACGCCAGCATCAGCTCGGTCGTGGTCAAGCTCAACCCCGACCCGGCGTGGGGGCCGCGCACCCAGACCTTCCAGGTGCTCGGGCGGGAGCAGTCCGCCTCGGGGTTCAGCACCCTGGTCGGTTCGGCGACGTACTCGTTCAGCCCGGCCGGCAGCAACACCGTCACCATCCCGGTGGCCGCGACCGCCGCCGACGTCCGCCTCCAGTTCACCGCGAACTCCGGCTCCTCCAACGGGCAGGTCGCCGAACTCCAGGTGATCGGCACCCCGGCCCCGAACCCGGACCTGACGGTCACCGGCCTGACCGCCGCGCCGTCCGCGCCGGTCGAGACCGACACGATCACCCTGTCGGCCACCGTCCGCAACGCCGGCACCACCGCCTCCGCCGCCACCGCCGTGGGCCTCTACCTGGGTACGACGAAGGTCGGCACCGCCACCGTCGGGGCGCTCGCCGCCGGAGCGTCGAGCACCGTCTCGGCCGCCATCGGTGCCCGCAACGCCGGGACCTACGAGCTCATCGCCAAGGTCGACGAGGCCAACACGGTCATCGAGCAGAACGAGGCGAACAACAGCTTCACCAGCCCGACCGCGCTGACGGTGCGCCCGGTGGACAGCTCTGACCTGGTGGCCTCGGCGGTCACCTGGTCGCCGGGCACCCCGAGCGCCGGCAACACGGTCAGCTTCGCGGTCACCATTCGCAACCAGGGCACGGTCGCCTCGGCCGGCGGCGCGCACGGCGTCACGCTCACCGTGGTCGACGACGCCGGCGCCGTGGTCCGGACGCTGACCGGCTCGTACAGCGGCACCATCGCCGCCGGGGCGACCGCCGGCCCGCTGAACCTGGGCACCTGGACGGCGGCGAACGGCCGGTACACCGTCCGGGTGGTGCTCGCCGACGACGCCAACGAACTGCCGGTCAAGCGGCAGAACAACACCAGCGACCGGCCGCTGTTCGTCGGCCGTGGCGCCAACCTCGGCTACGACACGTACGAGGCCGAGGAGGGCACGGTCGGCGGCGGAGCCCAGGTGCTCGCCCCGAACCGGGAGATCGGCAACCTGGCCGGCGAGGCGTCCGGTCGCAGCGCGGTCACCTTGAACACCACCGGCGCGTACGTCGAGTGGACCACCAAGGCCCCGACGAACACCCTGGTCACCCGGTTCTCCATCCCGGACGCGGCCGGGGGCGGGGGCATCAACTCGACGCTGAACATCTACGTCGACGGCACCCTGCACAAGCCGATCAACCTCACCTCGAAGCACATCTGGCTGTACGGCGCGGAGGCCAGCCCGGGCAACTCGCCCGGCGCGGGCGGTCCCCGGCACATCTACGACGAGGCCAACGTCATGTTGAACTCGACGATCCCGGCGGGCAGCCGGATCCGGCTCCAGAAGGACCCGGCGAACAGCACCACGTACGCGATCGACTTCGTGAACCTGGAACTGGTCGCGCCCCGGGCCAACCCGGACCCGGCCCGGTACCGGGTGCCCAACGGGTTCAGCCACGCCGACGTGCAGGCCGCCCTGGACGCGGTCCGGATGGACACCACCGGCACCCTGGTCGGGGTGTACCTGCCCGCCGGCACCTACGAGACCGCGCAGAAGTTCCAGGTGTACGGCAAAGCGGTCCAGGTGGTCGGCGCGGGGATGTGGTACACCCGCTTCCAGACCCCGCAGAGCCAGGAGAACACCGACGCCGGCTTCCGGCTGGAGTCCTCGGCCAGCGGGTCGACCTTCGCGCACCTGGCGTTCTTCGGCAACTACACCAACCGGATCGACGGTCCGGGCAAGGTGTGGGGCGAGCTGAAGGACGTCGACAACCTGACCCTGGACAGCGTCTGGGTCGAGCACACCGTCTGCGCGTACTGGGGGGTCAGCGTGAGTGGGTTGCAGATCCGCAACAGCCGCTTCCGTAACACCTTCGCCGACGCGGTCAACCTCACCAACGGCAGCACCGACAACCTGGTCACCAACTCGGAGGGCCGGTCCAACGGGGACGACGCCTTCGCGTTGTTCTCCGCCACCGACCAGGGCGCCTCGACCGGCAACCACGGCAACGTGTTCGAAAACCTGACCGCCACGCTGACCTGGCGGGCGGCCGGCGTGGCGGTGTACGGCGGCTACGACAACGTGTTCCGCAACATGTACGTCGCGGACATGCTGACGTACTCCGGCATCACCATCAGTTCGCTGGACTTCGGGTACCCGTTCATCGGGTTCGGGGCCAGCCCACCGACCAGGTTCGAGAACATCTCGCTGGTCCGGGCCGGCGGCCACTTCTGGGGCGCGCAGACCTTCCCGGCGATCTGGGTGTTCTCCGCCTCCAAGGAGTTCCGGGGCATCCGGGTCAGCGACGTCGACATCGTCGACCCGACGTACTCGGGCATCATGTTCCAGACCAAGTACAACGGTGCCGGGCAGCCGGAGAACCCGGTCACCGACACGGTCTTCACCAACGTGTCGATCTCCGGGGCCCGCAAGAGCGGCGATGCCTTCGACGCCAAGTCCGGCTTCGGCATCTGGGTCAACGAGATGCCCGAGCCGGGGCAGGGCCCGGCGGTCGGCACGGCCACCTTCGTCAACCTCCGGCTGAGCGGCAACCACCAGGACATCAAGAACACCACGTCCACCTTCACCATCAACCGGAGCTGA